The nucleotide sequence cacacacacacacacacacacacacacacacacacacacacacacacacatatatatatatatatatataatatatacatatataaatatatacataaatatatattatataattatatatatatatatatatatatatatatatatatatatatatattatatatatatatatatatatacatacatacatatatatatatatatatatatatatatatatatatatatatatatacagtgtgtgtgtgtgtgtgggtgtgtgtgtgtgtgtgtgtgtgtgtgtgtgtagatatgtatgtatgtatgtacacatatatatatgcataaatatatgtgtatatatatatatatatatatatgtatatatagtatatatatctatatatatatatatgtatatatgtatatatgtatatatatgtgtgtgtatatatatatatatatatatatatatatatatatataaaatatatatatatatatatatatatatatatatatatatttgtgtgtatatatacatatatatagttttttcttctttttttaaatcaaactGGCAACTGCGGAATCACGTGACCCTCTTCCGGACGTACTTAAGACGAGTCATCTTCGCTCAGCCACACTCACCCTACAAGGGCCCAGTTATCGAGATTCTACTTGAACATGAAGAATTTTTGAAGGTAGGCAAAGGTACGAAAAAGAATactagtatgcgtgtgtgtgtgtgtgtgtgtaaatatatatatatattattatatatatatatatatatatatatatatatatatacatatatatatatatatatatatatatatatatatatatacatatatatatatacatatatatatatacatatatatatatatatatatatatatatatacatacatacatacacacacacacacacacacacacacacacacacacacacacacacacacacacacacacacacacacacatacatacatacatatatatatatatatatatatatatatatatatatatattatatatatatatatatatatatatatatatatatacatacacacacacgcacacacacacacacatacacacacacacacacacacatacacacacacacacacacacacacacacacatatatatatatatatatatatatatatatatatatatatatatatatatatatatatatatatgtatctaaatatgtatacatacagcccaagtcagtgttggtctcaagcccggataaacagagagaatgattacctaaaaggtaacaccggcactctccgtggaaaggaactgggaccctaccacgtactcactccaagagcatcacaacatgaaactgcaattgagtatcatgctgtgaccacggcggctcagacatgaacctaccgttaagaagagatgtatacatacacacacacatatgtatatatgtgtatatatgtttatttatatatgtatgtatgtatgtaagtatgcatattcatgtatatttgtatttaatatatgtatgtacatatattgtatatatgaatatatcatataaaatatatatatacaatatatatatatacatatatatatacatatatatacatacatatattatatatatataaatatgtatatatatatatatgtatgcatatatatacaaacatacatatatacatacatatacgtatatatttttatatatataacacacacatctatatacaacacacacacactaacgtgtAGACTGTATAactgtataaatatctatatgtatgtatttgaatatatatatgtatatatatatatatatatatatatatatataatatattatatatattatatatatctgtgtgtgtgtgtgtgtgtgtgtgtgtgtgtgtgtgtgtgtgtgtgtgtgtgtggtgtgtgtgtgtgtgtgtgtgtgtgtgtgtgtgtgagtgtgtgtgtgtgtgtgtgtgtatatgtttgtgtaagtgtgtgagtctgtgtgtgtgtgtgtgtgtgtgtgtatgtataaactgtATCTGGAGACCAAATTGTTAACCTGTAAAATATGTCACAAACTAGAAAACATCTCATTCTAAATAGTGACTACTTTTTCCAGTCCGAAATGCGTCCCCATGAACACCCTCTTGTCATGCCGCGCCTTTGGAGGGCTGGTGTCTCATATCCGTGGCTGCAAAACCACCAGCTTTGGTGCCATGCCAAAGGGCAACGTGGCAACAGGAGCCTGGCCATCATCATCCAGCAAGGACACGAGGCTGGGCCAAGTGCTTTCCCGCAGCTCTTCAACTACGAAGGTGTCACGAAACAGGTAttttgagagaggggggagagagagagggggagcgagagcgagaggagagagagagagagagagagagagagagagagagagagagagagagagagagagaaaaaagaaaaagagaggagagagagagagagagagagagagagagagagcgatggggggaagagggagggagagagagagagaaagagagggggaggggaggaagaggaagaggaagaggaagagaaagagaaaggaaagagaaaaggaaaaggaaggggaaagtgatagagaaagagaaagagagagaagagaagagatgagagagagagagagagtgaaagaatgagagggagaacgTACCGCACAACGAACATACTGTACACTTAACTTACCCTCCACCTCTGCTCCTAGCGTTGCGTACCAACCCAAGCATGAGGAGGTCCACGCAGAGCAAGGGGAATGGCTCTGGCCTGTCGACAACACGCAGCTGACCTTCATCGAGGCTCACCGGGTTGCAGCTCGGCACACGGGCGCCTTCACGACCCTCAACTCTGCCAAACCCCTGAGGATCGAACACGTGTCCGAGATGCTCCACCACCTGCAGAGGTAGGCCGGCTGGGCTCTGGTTACTGGGTTTGGAAATTCTattaatgattttgatttttttttttttttttttggttttatttcatgttttttgttgttactggtACTATTAATAAATATGAAACGCTCAGGGAAAGTATTTGGAGATATGAACGTATAGATTTGAACATACGCACACTACATGTTTTTGTAACATTGCCAAATGACGATAAGGCATATTAAATCATTATGGTACGTAAATTAAACAGCGTAGTAtacctttcaccccctcccccaggaAGCTCCCATTTACAATGtactgaaaaggggaagagatggaaatCTTTGGTGGCAAAAAGAGAGAGCACCGACTTTGACTTTAAGGTAAGACAGTTCATTAAATTGCAAAATTATGTTGTCATAATGCATGGGGCAACAGAGtggtgaatatattattataaagaactATTAATGGTGAGATGGGTGCCTATTTCAGGTCCTCGAACGAGGGATGAGATACGAGGATATTCTTGATGATATCTGGAGCGAAGGACTCCTTGTCGACTCTCCCCAAACCAGTGTGGAGAGCCCGGCTGGTTCCGGCCGCCGAGGACGCGCCACACCCAATGCCCGAACTCAAGGCCGCATATCCTTACCAGTATAACTTCATGACGCTGACCCATCATGCAGTGAGTGATGGCTTTACGGTCGCCTTCCTCTGCCAGCTCTTCCTCGACCTGCTGAACGCAGTGATCGACGGGCAAACGATTGACGATAAACCCTTCGGGGTGTTTGTGTCAAATGAAGACATCGCCCGACAGGACAGGGCGATTCAGGAGCAATTGCGAAACGACCAGAAACGCTTCGAGACTCTGAAAGCCGAAGTACTGAACTCCAACAAGGAGCCGGTTCTCTTCAAAGCCTTTCCCCGACCGAGCGTCGACAAGCCCTCCTCCCGTCAGGTAACGAACTGCATCGACGCCGAAATCCACAAGAGAATCACCGAAAAGAGCAAGCAGGCCGGCGTTTCCTTCGGCACAGCCTTGCAAGCCTCGATCAACATTGCAATAGTCGAGATGGTGAGAGACGCAGGAGTGGACGACGAATACCACGACATCAGCGTGAACGTCGCAGCAGACCTTCGCAGATACATGAGGCGAGCGCCCGCGCCCGTGCTGGGTCTCCACGCCCGCACGATGGCGCACCTCACACGTACGCACAAGAATACGCGCGACTGCTTCTGGGACTACGCCAGGGACCTCCACCAGAAGCTCGGAGCTCAGATCAAGTCGGGCGGAATCATGCAGCAGGAGGTCGTACGTCAGATGGTCATGCCGCAGATCCATCCTAAGGATTATTACGCAGGGTCTCCTGAAATTATTAGAGATTATGGCTTCAATAACATCGGTGATTTGACCAGGGTGATTCCCGGAGAAGGAAAACACGTTCAGATGACCGACCTGTTGCAGTACTCTCAAGTTGCCAAGTTCATATACCCAATGCTACACCAGCTGTTCACTTTCCGCGGATCTTGCAAATATATCATCAGTTA is from Penaeus monodon isolate SGIC_2016 chromosome 12, NSTDA_Pmon_1, whole genome shotgun sequence and encodes:
- the LOC119579634 gene encoding uncharacterized protein LOC119579634, which translates into the protein MNTLLSCRAFGGLVSHIRGCKTTSFGAMPKGNVATGAWPSSSSKDTRLGQVLSRSSSTTKVSRNSVAYQPKHEEVHAEQGEWLWPVDNTQLTFIEAHRVAARHTGAFTTLNSAKPLRIEHVSEMLHHLQRKLPFTMY
- the LOC119579326 gene encoding uncharacterized protein LOC119579326, yielding MISGAKDSLSTLPKPVWRARLVPAAEDAPHPMPELKAAYPYQYNFMTLTHHAVSDGFTVAFLCQLFLDLLNAVIDGQTIDDKPFGVFVSNEDIARQDRAIQEQLRNDQKRFETLKAEVLNSNKEPVLFKAFPRPSVDKPSSRQVTNCIDAEIHKRITEKSKQAGVSFGTALQASINIAIVEMVRDAGVDDEYHDISVNVAADLRRYMRRAPAPVLGLHARTMAHLTRTHKNTRDCFWDYARDLHQKLGAQIKSGGIMQQEVVRQMVMPQIHPKDYYAGSPEIIRDYGFNNIGDLTRVIPGEGKHVQMTDLLQYSQVAKFIYPMLHQLFTFRGSCKYIISYATDCLSEETAQMTSAKVMEILQHISK